The genomic interval AAGCTTCTCAGGCCATCCGCAGCTTGCTGGACCTACAGGCTCGCAGCGCTCGAATAGTTATCGACGGCAAAGAGCAGGACGTACCAGTGGAGTCAGTTCAGACTGGCGATTTGGTGCGCATACGACCAGGAGAGCGCATACCCGTCGATGGCAGTATACGAGAGGGATTTTCTACTCTGGATGAGTCCATGCTTACCGGCGAACCTATTCCCCATGAAAAGGGTCCCGATGATGAAGTCTCCGCCGGAACCATCAATCAGTCAGGTTCGCTGCTCGTGGAAGCGCACCGGGTCGGAGGTGATACCGCCCTGGCGCACATAATCCAGCTGGTACGCCAGGCTCAGGGAGCCAAGCCACCCATTGGACGCATAGTAGACAAGGTTACCGCCGTGTTTGTTCCACTGGTTCTCATCATTGCCATTGCTACGTCTCTGATCTGGTATAACTTTGGGCCTCAGCCCCCACTGGCATTTATGCTGGTAACTACTATGACCGTACTTATTATAGCCTGCCCTTGCGCTCTGGGTCTGGCCACCCCCATGTCCATCATGGTGGGTGTCGGGAAGGCTGCAAGCGCAGGAATCTTGATCCGTAAGGGAGATGCTCTGCAGCAGGCAGCAAAACTTCGCACCATTGTGCTGGACAAAACCGGCACCATTACCCAGGGAAAACCAGCAGTTACCGATGTTTTCACGGCAGATATTAGCAGGGATAAAGCTCTGTTTTATGCTGCCACCCTTGAGAGTGTTTCAGAGCACCCACTGGCACATGCTATTTTAGAATCAGCCAGAGGTGCAAATATAGAATATTCTACTGCCACAGGATTTCACTCTTTTGCTGGCAAAGGCATACGGGGTCAGGTTAACAGTAAGGATGTTATTTTGGGCAACGAAGCCATGTTACAGACTATGCAAATAAAACCAACGAGGATCTTTGCTGAGCATGCACAAAAGATGGCTGCACTGGGTCAAACTACAATGTACTTGGCAGTTGATGGTGAGGTTACGGCTGTAATCGCCGTTTCAGATCCTGTGAAAAATGATTCCGTTGAAGCTATTTCTCAGCTTAGAGCCATGGGCTTGCGAGTAATAATGCTTTCCGGCGATAATGCTACTACTGCAAATGCTGTAGCAGAGCAAGTAGGTATAGATGAAGTTGTAGCAGAAGTATTGCCAGATCAAAAAGCCAGCACCGTTCAGTCGCTGCAAACCTCAGCAGAGCTGGTAGCTATGGTTGGTGATGGAATCAACGATGCACCAGCACTGGCTAACGCTGATGTGGGATTTGCCATTGGCACTGGCACTGACATTGCTATCGAAAGTGCCGATATTACACTGATGGGAGACTCACTTATGGGAGTCGCGAAAGCGATCGCCATCTCTCGCGCCACGATGACAAATATTCGTCAAAATCTGTTTGGCGCCTTTTTCTACAACAGTCTCGG from Desulfurispira natronophila carries:
- a CDS encoding heavy metal translocating P-type ATPase, with amino-acid sequence MSRPLTLCIQGMNCAGCVGKIEKALNNVPGVREVTVSLAESNAVVLGSAASSELVAALDQVGYTATPAHLPPTNTQHSTDGIRTFEIALRGLTCVGCVRKVEKAIEAVEGVEKVQVELALRRAKIQGRIPRPQILLDAVTNAGYDASFIHSKQDEEEQDRQHQQDNRQLMTQAIVSLSLATVLMIIMFIPAIPEVGEKGGQALWGGVGLITLGVLWYSGGGFFRNALRAFLNHSATMDTLVAIGTGTAWVYSTIVVLAPGIIPDMAQHVYYEAAAFIIGFLNLGAVLESRAKGKASQAIRSLLDLQARSARIVIDGKEQDVPVESVQTGDLVRIRPGERIPVDGSIREGFSTLDESMLTGEPIPHEKGPDDEVSAGTINQSGSLLVEAHRVGGDTALAHIIQLVRQAQGAKPPIGRIVDKVTAVFVPLVLIIAIATSLIWYNFGPQPPLAFMLVTTMTVLIIACPCALGLATPMSIMVGVGKAASAGILIRKGDALQQAAKLRTIVLDKTGTITQGKPAVTDVFTADISRDKALFYAATLESVSEHPLAHAILESARGANIEYSTATGFHSFAGKGIRGQVNSKDVILGNEAMLQTMQIKPTRIFAEHAQKMAALGQTTMYLAVDGEVTAVIAVSDPVKNDSVEAISQLRAMGLRVIMLSGDNATTANAVAEQVGIDEVVAEVLPDQKASTVQSLQTSAELVAMVGDGINDAPALANADVGFAIGTGTDIAIESADITLMGDSLMGVAKAIAISRATMTNIRQNLFGAFFYNSLGIPVAAGILYPLGGILLNPAVAAAAMALSSVTVVSNANRLRAAKLRVPAVQKGELS